A DNA window from Gillisia sp. Hel1_33_143 contains the following coding sequences:
- a CDS encoding tetratricopeptide repeat protein: protein MTQRKASLLVVFLLSINSIFAQQTAIYTNNLVAYNRALELYNNKQYLAAQNIFDEVKDETEDEKIKSDCAYYIANAAVRLGQPGADDLMQEFVERYPTSTKRNSAFLDVADYYFETGKYSLARRWYDKVEEKGMNRKDKERYNFNNGYAYFQSKQFDEAQIYLQRVRDSKEYGAQAKYYLGYMAYEGDDYEQANDLFEEVKGNDRYSENLSYFQSDMNFKLGNFQKAVDLGLEQLPTANRNEISQLNKIIGESYFNLGEYEKAIPYLKEYKGLQGKWTNTDYYQLGYAYYKQGDFESAISEFNKIIDGNNSIAQNAYYHLAQSYLNLDQKQQALNAFKNASEMNFDVKIQEDALLNYAKLSYEIGNSYESPSRVLLTYLEKYPNSPVKDQMETLLIDSFITSKNYEEAMSLLENNRNFTDKVAYQKVAYYYGLELYENGKYEEASKNFDKSLSERRDAVITAKATFWKAESDFNLNRMREALVGYKEFAGMSGAKGTSEMENIDYNIAYSYFKQKEYDSAIDYFKRFSNSSAADKARKNDALTRLGDTYFVTSKYWPAMDAYNAALEMNVGNQDYAAYQKAISYGFVNRNDSKIQDLSGFMNKYPRSSYRDDALYELGNTYVAMENTSQAIEAYNRLIRDLPGSAFVPQAMLKQGLIYYNSDQSNKALERFKKVVADFPNTPESMQAVSTARLIYIDLGRTDEYANWVKNVDFVEVSDADLDNTTFEAAEKQYLNNNTAAAKTGFEKYLASFPNGLNSLKSSFYLGQLYFRDNQKEKAVARYKFVVDKPRSEFSEQALARLSQIYLEKRDYKQALPLLKRLESEADFAQNEIYAKSNLMKSYYELKDYNLAVTYAEKVLANSTVENNVKSDAHVIIARSAMQTGNENKAKAAYTEVIKIASGELAAEALYYDAYFKNKDGNFKASNESVQKLAKDYSGYKFYGAKGLVVMAKNFYALKDSYQATYILDNVIKNFKDYPEVVKEAQTELNRIKMAESKTNASVETKN from the coding sequence ATGACACAACGTAAAGCTTCTCTATTAGTTGTTTTTCTTCTTTCCATTAATTCCATTTTTGCTCAGCAAACAGCGATCTATACCAATAATCTGGTAGCATATAATCGCGCTTTGGAATTGTATAATAATAAGCAATATTTAGCCGCTCAAAATATCTTTGATGAGGTTAAAGATGAAACTGAAGATGAAAAAATAAAGTCTGATTGTGCTTACTACATTGCAAATGCAGCAGTAAGATTAGGGCAACCCGGTGCAGACGATCTTATGCAAGAATTTGTAGAAAGATATCCAACCAGTACCAAACGAAATTCTGCATTTTTAGATGTTGCAGATTATTATTTTGAAACAGGAAAATATTCTCTTGCCAGAAGATGGTATGATAAAGTAGAGGAGAAGGGAATGAATCGAAAAGATAAGGAACGCTATAACTTTAATAATGGTTATGCTTACTTCCAGTCTAAGCAGTTTGATGAAGCTCAAATCTACCTACAAAGAGTACGTGATTCTAAAGAGTATGGTGCTCAGGCAAAATATTATTTAGGATATATGGCTTATGAAGGAGATGATTATGAACAAGCCAATGATCTTTTTGAAGAAGTAAAGGGGAATGACAGATATTCTGAAAATCTTTCTTATTTCCAAAGTGACATGAATTTTAAACTTGGAAATTTTCAAAAGGCAGTAGATCTAGGATTAGAGCAATTGCCAACTGCCAATAGAAACGAGATTTCGCAACTGAATAAGATAATTGGAGAAAGCTATTTCAATTTAGGAGAATATGAAAAAGCAATTCCATATTTAAAAGAATATAAAGGCCTTCAAGGTAAATGGACCAATACAGATTATTATCAACTTGGGTATGCTTACTATAAACAGGGAGATTTTGAAAGTGCTATTTCAGAATTTAATAAGATCATAGATGGTAATAACTCTATAGCTCAAAATGCATACTATCACTTAGCGCAGTCTTATTTAAATCTAGATCAAAAACAGCAAGCACTAAATGCATTTAAAAATGCAAGTGAGATGAATTTTGATGTTAAGATCCAAGAAGATGCCTTGCTTAATTACGCGAAGTTAAGTTATGAGATTGGAAATAGTTATGAGAGTCCTTCTCGAGTACTGCTTACTTATTTAGAAAAATATCCAAACTCTCCGGTAAAAGATCAGATGGAGACTTTATTGATAGACTCTTTTATAACTTCTAAAAATTATGAAGAAGCTATGAGTTTGTTAGAGAATAATAGAAACTTCACAGATAAGGTAGCCTACCAAAAAGTGGCTTATTACTACGGACTGGAACTTTATGAAAATGGAAAGTACGAAGAAGCAAGTAAGAATTTTGATAAGTCGCTTTCAGAAAGAAGAGATGCTGTAATTACAGCTAAAGCAACTTTCTGGAAAGCAGAATCAGATTTTAATTTGAATAGAATGAGAGAGGCCTTAGTGGGCTATAAGGAATTTGCAGGAATGAGCGGTGCAAAGGGAACTTCAGAAATGGAGAATATCGATTATAACATTGCATATAGCTATTTTAAGCAGAAAGAATATGATAGTGCTATAGATTATTTTAAGAGATTCTCTAATTCATCTGCTGCAGATAAGGCACGAAAAAATGATGCACTTACAAGATTGGGCGATACTTATTTTGTTACAAGTAAATACTGGCCTGCAATGGATGCATACAATGCAGCTTTAGAAATGAATGTTGGCAATCAGGACTACGCTGCCTACCAAAAAGCAATTAGCTACGGATTTGTTAATAGAAATGATAGTAAAATTCAGGATCTAAGCGGGTTTATGAATAAATACCCTCGCTCTTCTTACCGCGATGATGCTTTGTATGAATTAGGAAATACATACGTAGCTATGGAAAATACTTCTCAGGCTATAGAAGCTTACAATAGATTGATAAGAGATTTGCCTGGAAGTGCATTTGTTCCGCAAGCGATGCTAAAGCAAGGTTTAATCTATTATAATTCCGACCAGTCTAATAAAGCATTAGAAAGATTTAAAAAAGTGGTTGCAGATTTTCCTAATACTCCAGAGTCTATGCAGGCGGTTTCTACAGCGAGATTGATCTATATCGATCTTGGTAGAACAGATGAATATGCAAACTGGGTTAAGAATGTAGATTTTGTTGAAGTTTCTGATGCAGATCTTGATAATACCACCTTCGAAGCAGCAGAAAAGCAATATCTAAATAATAATACGGCAGCAGCTAAAACAGGTTTTGAGAAGTATTTGGCAAGTTTCCCAAATGGATTGAACTCTCTTAAGAGTAGTTTCTATTTAGGACAGCTTTATTTTAGAGACAATCAAAAGGAGAAAGCAGTAGCTAGATATAAATTTGTTGTTGATAAGCCAAGAAGTGAATTTTCTGAGCAAGCTTTAGCAAGACTATCCCAGATCTACTTAGAAAAAAGAGATTATAAGCAAGCTTTACCATTGCTTAAAAGATTAGAAAGTGAAGCAGATTTTGCTCAAAATGAGATCTATGCTAAGTCCAATCTGATGAAATCTTATTATGAATTGAAAGATTACAATTTAGCAGTTACGTATGCAGAAAAGGTGTTGGCAAATAGTACAGTAGAGAATAATGTGAAAAGTGATGCTCACGTAATAATTGCACGTTCTGCTATGCAAACAGGTAATGAGAATAAAGCTAAAGCAGCCTATACAGAGGTGATAAAAATAGCATCTGGAGAATTAGCAGCAGAGGCTTTATACTATGACGCTTACTTTAAGAACAAAGATGGAAACTTTAAAGCATCTAATGAGTCTGTACAGAAATTAGCCAAAGATTATTCTGGATATAAGTTCTATGGAGCTAAAGGTTTGGTAGTAATGGCCAAGAACTTTTATGCCTTAAAAGATTCTTACCAGGCTACGTATATCTTAGATAATGTTATTAAGAATTTCAAGGATTATCCTGAGGTTGTTAAGGAAGCTCAGACAGAACTTAATAGAATTAAGATGGCAGAGTCTAAGACGAATGCATCTGTAGAAACAAAAAATTAA
- a CDS encoding cell division ATP-binding protein FtsE → MSQTVLELNNAAIYQRENLILSEVDVKINKGDFVYLIGKTGTGKSSFMKTLYGDLPLTEGEGTIVDYNLRTLKEKDIPFLRRKLGVVFQDFKLLNDRNIRENLMFVLKATGWKDKASMDRKIDEVLDKVGMKTKGFKFPYQLSGGEQQRIAIARALLNDPELILADEPTGNLDPQTSVEVMEVLQEISKNGNTILMATHDYALLLKYPSKTLKCDGERVFEVVQKSI, encoded by the coding sequence ATGTCGCAAACTGTTCTAGAATTAAATAATGCTGCTATCTACCAGCGCGAAAATCTTATTTTATCTGAAGTTGATGTAAAGATCAATAAAGGAGACTTTGTGTATCTTATTGGTAAAACCGGTACAGGAAAGAGTAGTTTCATGAAAACATTATATGGAGATCTCCCTTTAACAGAAGGTGAAGGAACTATTGTAGATTACAACCTTAGAACACTTAAAGAGAAGGACATTCCATTTCTAAGAAGAAAATTAGGAGTGGTATTTCAAGATTTTAAATTATTAAATGATAGAAATATCAGAGAGAATTTAATGTTCGTTCTTAAAGCTACAGGTTGGAAAGACAAAGCTTCTATGGACAGAAAGATAGATGAAGTACTGGATAAGGTTGGTATGAAAACTAAAGGTTTTAAATTTCCTTACCAACTTTCTGGTGGAGAGCAGCAACGTATTGCTATTGCAAGAGCTCTATTGAATGATCCTGAATTGATACTAGCAGATGAGCCTACCGGAAATTTAGATCCTCAAACTTCTGTGGAAGTAATGGAAGTTTTACAAGAAATTAGCAAAAACGGAAATACCATTTTAATGGCCACGCATGATTATGCGTTATTGCTTAAATATCCTTCAAAAACATTAAAATGTGATGGAGAGCGTGTTTTTGAAGTTGTACAAAAATCTATTTAA
- a CDS encoding class I SAM-dependent methyltransferase has translation MKKQDKNKQDIDVFGKAIFAYHHHQDETDIIVHSPDFDDDIIPVSVLFRNYEEMPALEKEALNKSYGKVLDVGCGAGSHTLYLQQQKDLDVTGIDISKGAIEICKLRGCKNVKVQDYFNWNAEKYDTLLFMMNGTGIIEKLSNLDRFFEHSKALMTTNGQLLIDSSDLSYLLDPDEDGGIWVDPDQGYYGELEFSISYKGETANKFNWLYLDFPSLELAANKNGFSCELIKKGDHYDYLAKLKVL, from the coding sequence ATGAAGAAGCAAGACAAAAATAAGCAAGATATAGACGTGTTTGGAAAGGCAATTTTTGCCTATCATCATCATCAAGACGAAACTGATATCATTGTGCATTCCCCAGATTTTGATGATGATATTATTCCGGTATCTGTTCTATTTAGGAATTACGAGGAGATGCCTGCATTAGAGAAGGAAGCACTTAATAAATCTTATGGAAAAGTACTTGATGTTGGATGCGGAGCTGGAAGTCATACCCTCTATCTTCAGCAGCAAAAAGACTTGGATGTAACTGGCATAGATATTTCTAAAGGTGCAATAGAAATTTGTAAATTAAGAGGATGTAAAAATGTAAAAGTGCAGGATTATTTTAATTGGAATGCAGAGAAATATGATACGCTGCTTTTTATGATGAACGGAACCGGAATTATTGAAAAACTTTCTAATCTAGATAGGTTCTTTGAGCATTCCAAAGCCTTAATGACTACAAACGGACAGCTATTAATTGATTCTTCAGACCTCAGTTATTTATTAGATCCTGATGAAGATGGCGGAATATGGGTAGACCCCGATCAAGGTTATTATGGGGAGTTAGAGTTTAGCATAAGCTATAAAGGCGAAACTGCTAATAAGTTCAACTGGCTTTATTTAGATTTTCCCTCCTTAGAACTAGCAGCAAACAAGAATGGCTTTAGTTGTGAATTAATCAAAAAAGGAGATCATTATGATTATCTGGCGAAGCTTAAAGTACTATAA
- a CDS encoding amidohydrolase: MFKKILPVLGLSLLIFSCDSSKKTTADLLVFNADVYTVDSSFSAAEAFAVKDGKFLEIGSAESLKDKYDFKQELNVNGKAVFPGFIDAHTHFYRLGLQQQKVDLTGTKSFSEVVQKIVDFQKERNLDFITGRGWDQNDWDIKEFPTKDTLDILFPDTPIAITRIDGHALLANQAALDKANITASTKTSGGEIEMKDGKLTGILIDNPMDLVQKAQLEPTTQENIAALLEAQKICFSYGLTTVDDAGLDRSTIELIDSLQQAGTLKMRVYAMISNTPENLDYYLDKDLLKTDRLNVRSVKFYGDGALGSRGAALKKEYSDKHDHFGALLSPVKDFKETAIRIANSKFQMNTHAIGDSANGLVLKTYDSLLKSDPNRRWRVEHAQVIDSIDFKYFSKNIIPSVQPTHATSDMYWAEDRLGAKRIKGAYAFKKLLDVAGIVSLGTDFPVEEVSPFYTFYAAVARKDLQQFPEGGYRVEEALSREQTLRGMTIWAAYSNFEEDEKGSIEVGKFADFVILDKDIMKVNEDEIPNIEVLQTYINGEKVY, from the coding sequence ATGTTTAAAAAAATACTACCGGTCCTTGGTTTATCCTTGCTGATATTTTCATGTGATTCTTCTAAAAAAACAACCGCAGATCTTTTAGTTTTTAATGCTGATGTATATACCGTAGATTCTTCATTTAGCGCTGCCGAAGCCTTTGCTGTAAAAGACGGGAAGTTCTTAGAAATAGGGTCTGCTGAAAGCTTAAAGGATAAATATGATTTTAAGCAAGAGCTTAATGTAAATGGAAAAGCAGTTTTTCCCGGTTTTATAGATGCCCATACCCATTTTTATAGATTGGGACTACAACAACAAAAAGTAGATCTTACAGGGACTAAGAGCTTCTCTGAAGTGGTGCAGAAAATTGTAGATTTTCAGAAAGAAAGAAATTTAGATTTCATTACCGGAAGAGGCTGGGATCAAAACGATTGGGATATCAAAGAATTTCCAACTAAAGATACCTTAGATATTTTATTTCCTGATACTCCAATTGCGATAACAAGAATAGATGGGCACGCCTTACTTGCTAATCAGGCGGCCTTAGATAAAGCCAATATTACTGCTTCTACAAAAACATCTGGTGGTGAGATAGAGATGAAAGATGGAAAGCTAACAGGAATACTTATAGATAACCCTATGGATTTGGTTCAAAAGGCACAGCTAGAACCAACAACCCAAGAAAATATTGCCGCTTTATTAGAAGCTCAAAAGATCTGCTTTAGTTATGGTCTTACCACCGTAGACGATGCAGGATTAGATAGAAGTACAATAGAACTTATAGATAGTTTGCAGCAGGCAGGAACTCTTAAAATGAGAGTTTATGCAATGATCTCTAATACTCCCGAAAATCTAGATTACTACTTAGATAAAGATCTTTTAAAAACGGATAGATTAAACGTTAGATCTGTAAAGTTCTATGGAGATGGAGCATTAGGATCTCGAGGAGCCGCATTAAAAAAAGAATATTCAGATAAGCATGATCATTTTGGAGCTCTCCTTTCTCCAGTTAAAGACTTTAAAGAAACAGCAATTAGGATTGCTAACTCCAAATTTCAAATGAATACACATGCAATTGGAGATTCTGCAAATGGCTTGGTGTTAAAAACCTACGATTCACTTTTAAAATCAGATCCCAACAGGAGATGGAGAGTAGAACATGCTCAGGTAATAGACTCTATAGATTTTAAATATTTTAGCAAGAATATCATTCCTTCTGTGCAACCTACACATGCTACCAGTGATATGTATTGGGCGGAAGATAGACTTGGAGCTAAAAGAATTAAGGGAGCTTATGCCTTTAAAAAATTATTAGACGTGGCGGGAATAGTTTCACTAGGAACAGATTTTCCTGTAGAAGAAGTTAGTCCATTCTATACATTTTATGCTGCAGTTGCTAGAAAAGATCTACAGCAATTTCCAGAAGGCGGTTATAGAGTAGAAGAAGCACTATCTAGAGAACAAACCTTGAGAGGAATGACTATCTGGGCAGCTTATAGCAATTTTGAAGAAGATGAAAAAGGGAGTATAGAAGTAGGTAAATTTGCAGACTTCGTTATTTTGGATAAAGATATTATGAAAGTGAACGAGGATGAAATTCCAAATATTGAAGTGTTGCAGACTTATATAAATGGTGAAAAAGTCTACTAA
- a CDS encoding TonB-dependent receptor — translation MQILSYKRSLILLSILCSGALFAQDKPLGSETVIVVKPYTPSVNDAFKIKETPKQGDSVKLDKKPVKYSIFSVPVASTFTPSKGRATQVEKAKRIKLFDNYVTLGFGTYSNALAEFYTNFEVSRSDNFGIFLTHNSSQGGIEDVVLEDNFYNTNLNLNYNSRNRKSSWTTELDLKHQLFNWYGVPETLGLSNNLIRGIDAQQNYYAAGVGGELQLYDSFFKKGSANYRYFGDDFSSTEHNFKADANFELSIADELINTKISADVLNGSFQNGYRDLNSKDYTWMNFGVTPSLVILRDDLTLNLGASFVYGLDAENSDNSVYIYPQVTASYRVYGDMFIAYAGLEGGLNQNTYYNFAQENPYVSPTLDIRPTDRPYDGYVGAKGKLTNSISYNLRGGYMSEINRALYRNNYEVTTNKEGYANGNSFGVVYDDLKTFSGFGEISVDVNSSFKLGLNATYFSYNGEFEAEAWNLPDYKASILADYQITKKWFAGANMFFVGERKDREIYFAPADGNNFRTVTLDPYVDLNANLGYRFNDQLSIFAKGNNLLGDNYNKWSNFPVQGIQVMAGATYKFDWN, via the coding sequence ATGCAAATTCTTTCATATAAAAGAAGCCTGATTTTACTTTCAATTTTATGTAGCGGCGCATTATTTGCCCAAGATAAACCTCTAGGAAGTGAGACCGTTATTGTAGTAAAGCCATATACCCCATCTGTAAATGATGCTTTTAAAATTAAAGAAACTCCTAAGCAGGGAGATTCTGTTAAACTGGATAAAAAACCTGTAAAATATAGTATTTTCTCTGTGCCTGTTGCTTCTACGTTTACACCTTCTAAAGGACGAGCAACACAGGTAGAGAAAGCAAAAAGAATAAAGTTGTTCGATAATTATGTAACCCTTGGGTTTGGAACCTATTCTAATGCTTTAGCAGAATTTTATACTAATTTTGAAGTTAGCAGAAGTGATAACTTCGGAATCTTTCTAACGCATAATTCTTCCCAAGGAGGAATTGAAGACGTGGTGTTGGAAGATAATTTTTACAATACAAATTTAAATTTGAACTATAATTCTAGAAATAGAAAAAGCTCATGGACTACAGAACTAGACCTAAAACATCAATTATTTAATTGGTACGGAGTTCCGGAAACTTTGGGACTTTCAAATAATCTTATTAGAGGTATAGATGCACAGCAAAATTATTATGCTGCAGGTGTTGGAGGAGAGTTACAATTGTACGATTCGTTCTTTAAGAAGGGGAGTGCTAATTACAGATATTTTGGTGACGACTTTAGTTCTACAGAACATAATTTTAAAGCAGATGCAAATTTTGAATTGAGTATTGCAGATGAATTAATAAATACTAAGATCTCTGCAGATGTTTTAAATGGAAGTTTTCAAAATGGATATCGAGATCTTAACTCTAAAGATTATACATGGATGAACTTTGGGGTTACTCCTAGTTTGGTGATCTTAAGAGACGATCTTACTTTGAATTTGGGAGCGTCTTTTGTTTATGGACTTGATGCAGAGAATAGTGATAATAGCGTATATATATATCCGCAAGTAACCGCTAGTTATAGAGTATATGGAGACATGTTCATTGCTTACGCAGGTTTAGAAGGTGGACTAAATCAAAATACCTACTATAATTTTGCTCAAGAAAACCCTTATGTCTCCCCAACCTTAGATATTAGACCTACAGATAGACCTTATGATGGTTATGTAGGCGCTAAAGGTAAACTCACAAACAGTATTTCCTATAATCTTCGTGGAGGGTATATGTCTGAGATCAATAGAGCTCTTTACCGTAATAATTATGAAGTTACTACTAATAAAGAGGGATATGCAAATGGGAACTCTTTTGGAGTAGTGTATGATGATCTAAAAACGTTTTCTGGTTTTGGAGAAATTAGTGTAGATGTAAATTCTAGTTTTAAATTAGGGTTAAACGCTACTTACTTTAGTTATAATGGAGAATTTGAAGCAGAAGCATGGAATTTACCAGATTATAAAGCATCTATTTTAGCCGACTATCAAATTACCAAGAAATGGTTTGCCGGTGCTAATATGTTCTTTGTAGGGGAAAGAAAAGATAGAGAAATTTATTTTGCTCCTGCAGATGGAAATAATTTTAGAACCGTTACTCTAGATCCTTATGTAGATCTTAATGCTAATCTAGGATATAGATTTAATGATCAACTGTCGATATTCGCTAAAGGGAATAATTTGCTTGGAGACAATTATAACAAATGGTCTAATTTTCCTGTGCAGGGAATACAAGTGATGGCAGGTGCAACATATAAATTTGATTGGAATTAA
- the typA gene encoding translational GTPase TypA, which produces MTAIKNIAIIAHVDHGKTTLVDKIMYHCQLFRENENTGDLILDNNDLERERGITITSKNVSVVYKDTKINIIDTPGHADFGGEVERVLNMADGVLLLVDAFEGPMPQTRFVLQKAIDLGLKPCVVVNKVDKENCTPEEVHEKVFDLMFELGAEEWQLDFPTVYGSAKNNWMSDDWRNQTENIEPLLDMVLEHIKSPVIEEGTTQMLITSLDFSSFTGRIAIGRLQRGKLKEGMQVSLVKRDGSIKKTKIKELHTFEGLGRRKIDEVEAGDICAIVGLEGFEIGDTVADLENPEGLKTIAIDEPTMSMLFTINDSPFFGQDGKFVTSRHIRERLAKELEKNLALKVEATDSADKFMVFGRGVLHLSVLIETMRREGYELQIGQPQVIIKEIDGVKCEPVEEMTIDLPEVVSGKAVEMVSMRKGEMTSMEAKGDRMTIQFMIPSRGIIGLRNNLLTATAGEAIMSHRFKEYQPLKGGIPERQNGSLVSMERGKAIPYSIDKLQDRGKFFVDPGEDIYEGQVIGENSRQDDMAVNITKTKKMSNVRSSGADDKAKIVPAIKFSLEEALEYIQKDEYVEVTPHHIRLRKIYLTENERKRNKIN; this is translated from the coding sequence ATGACAGCTATTAAAAACATTGCAATTATTGCACACGTTGACCACGGTAAAACTACCTTGGTTGATAAAATTATGTACCATTGCCAACTTTTCCGTGAAAACGAAAATACAGGTGATCTAATTTTAGATAACAACGATCTTGAGAGAGAACGAGGAATTACAATTACCTCTAAGAACGTTTCTGTAGTTTACAAAGACACAAAGATCAATATCATCGATACTCCTGGTCACGCCGATTTTGGTGGAGAGGTAGAGCGAGTGTTGAACATGGCAGACGGAGTTTTACTTTTAGTAGATGCTTTTGAGGGACCTATGCCTCAAACTCGTTTCGTATTACAAAAAGCGATCGACCTTGGGTTAAAACCATGTGTTGTTGTAAATAAAGTTGATAAAGAAAACTGTACTCCAGAAGAAGTTCATGAGAAGGTTTTTGATCTTATGTTCGAATTAGGAGCAGAAGAATGGCAACTAGATTTCCCAACCGTTTACGGTTCAGCTAAGAATAACTGGATGAGTGACGATTGGAGAAACCAAACTGAAAATATCGAGCCATTATTAGATATGGTTCTAGAACATATTAAATCTCCAGTAATTGAAGAAGGAACAACTCAAATGTTGATCACTTCTTTAGATTTTTCATCTTTTACAGGACGAATTGCAATTGGAAGATTACAAAGAGGAAAATTAAAAGAAGGAATGCAGGTTTCTTTGGTGAAGCGTGATGGAAGCATCAAGAAAACCAAGATCAAGGAACTTCATACTTTTGAAGGTTTAGGAAGAAGAAAGATTGATGAAGTTGAAGCAGGTGATATCTGTGCGATCGTAGGTCTTGAAGGATTTGAAATTGGCGATACCGTTGCAGATCTTGAAAATCCAGAGGGATTAAAGACTATCGCTATTGATGAGCCTACCATGAGTATGCTTTTCACGATTAACGATTCTCCTTTCTTTGGTCAGGATGGTAAATTTGTTACTTCTAGACATATTAGAGAGCGTTTAGCTAAAGAACTTGAAAAGAACCTTGCGCTTAAAGTGGAAGCTACAGATAGTGCAGATAAATTCATGGTATTTGGTCGTGGTGTACTTCATTTATCTGTTCTTATTGAAACAATGAGAAGAGAAGGTTATGAGCTTCAGATCGGTCAGCCACAGGTAATTATCAAGGAAATAGATGGTGTTAAATGTGAGCCGGTAGAAGAAATGACTATAGATCTTCCGGAAGTGGTTTCTGGGAAAGCTGTGGAAATGGTTTCTATGAGAAAAGGAGAGATGACGAGTATGGAAGCTAAAGGTGACCGTATGACTATCCAATTCATGATCCCATCTCGTGGAATTATTGGTTTAAGAAATAACTTGCTTACTGCAACTGCAGGAGAAGCTATCATGTCTCACCGTTTTAAAGAATACCAACCGTTAAAAGGTGGTATCCCAGAACGTCAGAATGGTTCTTTAGTTTCTATGGAAAGAGGAAAAGCGATTCCTTATTCTATAGATAAGTTACAAGATAGAGGAAAGTTCTTCGTTGATCCGGGAGAAGATATTTATGAAGGTCAGGTTATTGGAGAGAATTCTCGTCAAGATGATATGGCTGTGAATATTACCAAAACTAAAAAAATGTCTAACGTACGTTCTTCTGGAGCAGATGATAAAGCGAAAATTGTTCCGGCAATTAAATTCTCTTTAGAAGAAGCTTTAGAATACATTCAGAAAGATGAGTATGTAGAGGTTACTCCTCATCATATTCGTTTACGTAAGATCTATCTTACCGAAAATGAACGTAAGAGAAATAAGATCAATTAA
- a CDS encoding YkgJ family cysteine cluster protein yields MDEILKDLPQKAKDKHKENKKFFTKLRKKPPKNLDSQMQVMHEEEFERTNCLACANCCKTTGPLFTNKDIERIAKHFRQKPSQFIETYLRVDEDNDHVLQQVPCTFLGADNYCSIYDVRPKACREYPHTDRKDFHKISSINIKNTFICPAAYNIVEEMKKRIKV; encoded by the coding sequence ATGGATGAAATTTTAAAAGATCTCCCCCAAAAGGCCAAAGATAAGCATAAGGAAAATAAAAAGTTCTTTACAAAACTTCGTAAAAAGCCACCAAAAAATCTAGACTCTCAAATGCAGGTAATGCATGAAGAGGAATTTGAACGTACAAATTGCTTAGCCTGTGCAAATTGCTGTAAAACTACAGGACCTTTATTTACAAATAAAGATATTGAGAGAATTGCTAAGCATTTTAGGCAGAAACCATCTCAGTTTATAGAAACGTATTTAAGAGTAGATGAAGATAATGATCATGTGTTGCAGCAAGTACCTTGTACTTTTTTAGGAGCAGATAATTATTGTTCTATATATGATGTTAGACCTAAAGCTTGCAGAGAATATCCTCATACAGATAGAAAAGACTTTCATAAGATATCCAGTATTAATATAAAGAATACATTTATATGTCCTGCTGCTTATAATATCGTAGAAGAAATGAAAAAGCGAATAAAGGTGTAA